In Phycisphaerae bacterium, the genomic stretch ATCCCTCGACGTGTCGGCCGCCATGTCCGTGCCTCCGCTGATTCCCGAAGCCGTTTACCTCATTTGATTCGCACCGTTCGCAAAGCCTCCTGCTGCGTCTCATAGAAGTTGAAGATCCGGTCCAGGCGGGTCAGCTTGAAGATCTTGTGCAGGTCTTTTTTCAGGCCGCAGACTCCCATCCAGCCCTTTCGACCGGCGAGTTTCTTGTGGAGGTTGAGCATGATGCCGAGGGTCTGGCTGGAGAGGAACTTGACGTTGGAGAAGTCCAGCAGGATGTACCGGCGGTCCTGCTGGTCGACCAGTTCGTATAGTTCCTGGCCGATCTGCTGGATCTGCAGGACGTCCATGATGGCGGCGTCGATGAAATCGACGATCGTCACCTCAGCGACTTTCTGGATCATGATCCGCGATGAAACGGCCATGAGAATTTATCTCCCATTGGTCAACGAGTGTAAGGCGTTTATCTTACCGTGGCGAGGTCCAATAATCAAATGCGGCACAAATCGCGGCTTCGCCCATAGAGGAATAATCGACGATTGCCGCTGGAAAGTTTATCCCCTTATAATACGGCGATGGGAAAACAGCAGGCTCAAGTCATCGCGGTGTCGTTGAACCCGGCCATCGACCGGGGCATTGAGGTGCCGAATTTCGCGATCGGAGCCCACCAGGTGGGCCGGCAGATCTTCCGCCGGGCTGCGGGCAAAGCGGTGAACCTGGCGCGGGTGCTGAATCTGCTGAAGGTGCCGACGGCCGTGACGGGATTCATCGGCCGGGGGCAGCAGGACTACTTCGAAAAGACGCTCAGCCGGGAGAATCTCGCGTGCGAGCTGTTCGCCATCGAGGGCCAGACCCGCGAGAACATCACGATTGTGGACCCGGTCAGCAAGATCGAGACGCACATCCGCGACCGGGGGTTTCACGTGGACGCAGCCAGTTTGGGCAAGCTCCGCAAGAAACTGGGGCTGATCGCGCGGAAGGACGTGGTGGTCTGTTTTTCGGGATCGTTGCCGGAAGGCATTGGCATTGAGGAGTTTATCGAGCTGCTGCAGATATGCCAGATGCAGGGGGCCCGGGTGTGCGTGGACAGCGGCGGGTCGGTGCTGCGCGGCTGCAGCCCGCTGAAGCTGTTTCTGGTCAAACCGAACCTCTTGGAGCTTTCCGAGATGCTGGGGGCTGAGATTCGCACGTGCGAGCAGGTTCTGCGGGCGGCGGACATACTCAAAGAGATGGTGCAGTACTCGCTGGTGACGTGTGGGGCCGAGGGAGGCTACATTTTTGGCAATGGCGTTAATATTCGGGGGCACGTGCCGATGGACCCGGCCGAGGTTAAGAATACGGTCGGGTGCGGCGATGCGATGCTGGGCGGTTTTCTGGCGGGTCTGCTGACCGGGCGGGATGTGAAGGACAGCTACCGGTACGGTCTGGCAGTGGCCAGCGCGGCGGCGACGTCGCTGATTCCGGCTGAGGTGCATGCCGAAGACATTCAGCGGTTCTACGACCAGGCGCAGATCGAACAGGTCAAGCACACGCCAGCCAAGCGCGTATAGTTCCGCTGCTTCCAGCGGACTTCCCTTCGTCTCCCGATCCGCACGACCGACTCCCGGCGTCCAATGCCTTCCAGGCCGCGGCTACCGGTTTTCGTACAGGTCGCGGACGGACCCGACGACCGGGGCCAGGGCTGCGCGGGTCATTGTCCGCCAGTACTCGTCGTGGGCGATCAGGTCGGCGATCGGCGGCGAGCAGCAATCGCGTCCATCGCTCCGGCCGGCCGGTCTGTGGGGGGAATTTTTCGCTCCCGATCGATCCGGACTTGTCTTGGGGTCGCCGGCTCGATATAGTAATAAGTTTACTTCAGGTGAGAAATCGTCAGCAGAAGTGGACTTTCACAAGGGAATGCACGGGTTTTTGCGACTTGGAGGTTATGATGCCAGGAACCGTTGGGAATATTCGCAACGTTGTGCTAACCGGCCACGGCGGCGCGGGCAAGACGATGTTGGCCGAGGCGATGCTGCAGAAGGCCGGGGCCATCCAGCGGATGGGGTCCATCGACGGCAAGAACACGGTCAGCGACTTTGAGGACCTGGAGAAGGAGCGCCAGCACTCGATCGATTCGAGCGTGGTGCATTTTGACCACAAGGGCGTACAGGTTAACGTGATCGACACGCCCGGCTATCCTGATTTCATCGGCCAGGCGCTGATCGGGCTGATGGGGGCGGACGTGGCGGCGGTGGTGGTCTCAGCGGCGGCGGGAATCGAGGTCAACACGCGGCGGATGATGGCGGCTTCGGCTGAGGTGGGGCTGCCGCGGTTCGTGGTGATCAACAAGATCGACGCCGAGAACCTGGACCTGGCCGGACTGGTCAAGGGTCTTCAGGAGACCTTCGGCAAGAATCTGCTGCCGTACAACCTGCCGGCGGATAGCGGCTCGAAGGTGATCCCGTGCCTGACCGGTCAGGGCGACACGGACTTCGACGACCTGGAATCGGCCAAACTGGCGTTGACCGAGGCGATCGTCGAGAGTGACGAGGCGATGATGGAGCGGTATCTCGGCGGCGAAGAGATCTCCGCTGAGGAGACGGCCAAAGCCCTCAAGAAGGCGGTTCTGGCCGGCACGCTGGTGCCGATCCTCTTCACCTCGGCCACCAACGAAATCGGCGTGGATCTGCTGATGGACTTCATGGTCGAAGCGTGCCCCAGCCCGGCTGAGGCGCCCGCCCGCAAACTGGTAAGCGGCGAAGGCGAGCAGGCCAAGGAGAAGGAGCTGTCGGCCGACGCGAGCGGGCCGCTGGTGGGCCAGGTTTTCAAAATCTACTCGGACCCCCGCAGCAACATCAAGTACTCGATCATCCGCCTGTTCAGCGGGACGGTCAGGCCGGACACCAGCTTCCAGATCAACGAAGAGAAGCGCGGGACCCGCGCCGGGCATCTTTACCGCGTCAAGGGACAGGAGCTGGCCGACGTGAGCGAAATGACCGCCGGACAGATGTTCGCGGTAGCCAAGATCGAGGAGTTGCAGATCGGCGACGTGGTGCAGGTGGGCACGCCGGGCCGGCTGCCGATGCCGAATGTCCCGGTTCCCATGTACTCGCAGGCGATCGAGCCCAAGAGCCGCGGGGACGAGCAGAAGATCAGCGGCGCGTTGGCGCGGCTTTCCGAAGAGGATCTGACGTTCAAGGTGACCCGGGACCGGCAGACCAACGAACTGGTCGTTTCGGGCATCGGGGACCTGCACCTGCGGGTCATCCTGGAGCGAATGGCCCGTCGGTTCAAGCTCGAGGTCAGCACCAAGATCCCGAAGATTCCGTACCGCGAGACCATCAGCGCGTACGCCGAGGGGCATTATCGCCACAAGAAGCAGACCGGCGGGGCCGGTCAGTTCGGCGAGGTGTACCTGAAGGTCGAGCCGATGGAGCGGAACACGGGCTTCGAATTCCTCGACGAGATCTTCGGCGGGGCGATTCCCGGTCAGTACCTGCCCGCGATCGAGAAGGGTGTTCGCGACCTGATGGAAAGCGGCGTGGTGGCCGGCTGTCCGATGCAGGACGTTCGGGTGCGGGTGTATGACGGCAAGCACCACCCGGTCGACAGCAAGGAAATCGCGTTCCGGATTGCGGGCAAGCTGGCGATGAAGGACGCGATCGCCAAGGCCAAGCCGGTTCTTCTGGAACCTGTTGTCAATATTGAGGTTACTGTGCCTTCCCAGTACGTGGGCGATATCACGGGCGACCTGTCGGGCCGGCGCGGCCGGATCGGCGGGCAGGACGTGATGCCAGGCGGCATGACGGTGATCCGGGCCCAGGTGCCGCTGTCGGAGGTTGCCCAGTACAACTCGCAGCTGCGGTCGGTGACCGGCGGGCAGGGCAGCTACACGATGGAGTTTTCGCACTACGAACCGGTTCCGCCGAACATCCAGCAGGAAATCATCAAGCAGTACAAGCCCAAAGAAGAAGAAGAGGAATAGCTTCTTATTCTGTGTATTAATAAGCATAACTAATAGCCGGCTTGGGCTCAAGGGAGTTTCCCTTGACTTTTGTGGGCATTTTGCCAGAATAGACGCTATATGCCTCGAATGGAGGCACGGGAAGAGTATTGACACGCGCCGTATGCTCACCTTAAAGGTAGCCAGCCGCTTTGGACGATAGGAATCGATAGACAGGCCTTCTGTGTACGGTTCGCCGTACAAATTGGGAAAGAGAGCCGGAAGGGGAGATTATGCGATATCCGCCAGCGTTGATCGCCGTTGCCATCCTGTGCACGGTTTTGATGTCCCGTTCACCCGCCTTGGCCGAAGAAGCCCATGCCGCCATTCAGATTCCGGTTGAAGAGCGGCAGATCGTCCAGGAGCGGATGGCCCTGGCCCAGTCGTTGCCGCAGGAGTTTCTGGCGTTTGCTCTTAAGAATTATCAGCGTCAGATCCGCGACTACACCTGCCTGTTCGTCAAGCAGGAGTTGGTGCAGGGCAAACTGACCAAGGAGCAGCACATCGAGGTCAAGTTCCGCGAGGGTCCGTTCGCGGTATTCATGCAGTGGGTCAAGAACCCGAGTCTGGTGGACCATGTATTGTACGTCAAGGGCCGGCACGGCGATAAGGCCCTGGTCAAGCCGGCGGGGGTATTGGGCTGGTTTGTTCCGACGCACGTGAAGCGTGGCGTCAACAGCCCGGACTCGGCGAAGGTTTCCCGCAGGCGGCTGGACCAGTTCGGTTTCGGCAACGCTCTGGACCTGATTCACGAGACCAACACCAGGGCTGAGAAGGCGGGCGATCTGAAGCTGACGTACAAGGGCGAGGGCCAGATCGACGACCGCAAGACATTTGTGCTGGAGCGGAAGCTGCCGGACAAGCCGGAGTATCCCGATCAGAAGCTGGTGGTTCACGTGGATCAGGAGTGGCTGGTTCCGGTGGCGACATACTGCTACGACGCTCACAACCGGTTGCTGGGCAAGTATGAATACCGGGACGTGAAGTTGAATGTGGGCCTGAGCTGGAAGGAATTCACAGCCGAGGCCAACGACCTGTAGGCCGGGTCGTTTACCGTCTGGAAGCCATTAATCCCACCCATTGCGGGTGGGATTTTTTATGGGCTGGGCGCGGTTATCGGAACTTGCGCATCTGGCGGTCCATATCTCGCTGCATATCGCGGTCGCGAATGGACTTGCGCTTATCGTGGAGGGCTTTGCCGCGGGCGAGTCCGACGAGGAGTTTGGCATAGCCGCGGGCATTAAAGTAGAATTTGAGGGGGACCAGGGTGAGTCCCTTTTCCTTGACCCGGGTCAGCAGGCGGCGGGATTCCCGCTTGTGGAGCAGCAGCGGGCGTCGGCGGAGGGGCTCATGCGTGGTGTGGGAGGCCTTCTCGTATTCCGCGATGTTGGCTCCAACCAGGCATGGGGTCTCGCCGATGAATCGAATATAGGCCTCGTCGAGGGAGACCTTGCCCTCGCGGGCGGACTTGACCTCGGTGCCGAGCAGGATGATGCCGGCCTCGACGGTCTCCAGGACCTCGTAATTAAAGCGGGCCTTTTTGTTTATGATTGTTGGTGATTTAGCGTATTTGTTTTCTTGTGTGTGAGCCATAGTCATGATATTATCAGCCAAGGCCTCATTTGCAACCGAGCGCAGTATGAAGGGTAAAAATTTAGCGATGCTGAAACTCATACAACGCGACAGAACGGCTGACAGCGCGGATGGCGACCGTATCGAGAAGCAGGAAGAGCTCGATCTGATCGACCGGGCCAAGCGTGGCGACCGCGGAGCGGGCCGTCGGCTGGTGGATCTTCACAAGCAGCGGCTGCATACGTTCATCTGGCGGATCGTGCGTGACACGGACATGGCGGAGGAGGTCTGCCAGGAGACGTTTTTGCGGGCGTTTCGTGCGTTGGCGAGTTTCAAGCGCGAGTATCGTTTCTCGACGTGGTTGTTTACGATCGGATACCGGTTGGCGCTGAACCAGATGCGTGCGCGGAGCCATCGGAAGGACGTGGTGGCGGACCTTTCGAACGCGCCGGCGGTGCGGGAGCAGCAGACTCCTCAGGAGAGGGTGCTCCAGAGCGAGCAGGCGACTCAGCTCCGGCAGATCATCTGGCAGGAAGTGGATCGGCTCAATCCGGTGCAGAAGGCATCGCTGCTGATGTTCTATCGCGAAGGGCTGTCGTGCAAGGACATTGCCGATTCGCTGGGGATGCCGGTGGCGACGGTCAAGAGTCACATGCACCGTGCGCGTCAGCGTTTGCGGGTTCGATTGGAGCGGTTGGGAGTGGATGATCAGGATTTGATGTATTTGGGAGCCTAAGGGCTGTGAAGTGCGAACACTTCGAACATTTTCTGGACAGGTACCTTGACGGGGAGTTGAAGGGGAGCCTGAAGCTCGAATTCGAGTCGCACCTGGTGGAGTGCGAGCAGTGCGGCCACCTGATGGCGATGATGTCGGCGGTGGGGGAGATCGTCTGCGAGCCGGCTCCGGATGAGCCGGAGCTGTCGTCGCATTTCACGGATCGGGTTTTGGGCGAGCTGGATCGGATGCAAGGGACGCGTCGCCGGTGGTACGGGATCGCGACGGCGGCGGCGGCGGCGGCGGCGCTGGTGGTGACGGTGGCGTCGTTGCTGGTGCTGGCCGGGCCGGATCGGTCGGCGGGCGTTTCGGCCGATCGGATGGCGATCGTGGAGCAGCCGACGATGGCGAGCGAGGGCCTTCCGCCGGTGGGGCTGAGGGACGGCGCGTCGCCGGAGGCGTTTGCGTCGCTTCCAGCCGGCGTGCTTCGTCCGGAGCCGCAGGTTCGAGGCGTGACGTTCAGCCGCCAGGATCTCGGCGAGAGCCTCAGGAAGGGCACAGCGGCGCCGATGGCCTCGCTGGACGCCCAGACCCAGAGCCGCATGGAGCAGGAGCTTCGCCAGTGGCTGACCTCGACGCTGCGGGATGCGGACGACGCGATCCGTCAGCTTCAGCACCTTCCGGGCTTCGCGTTCGACCGAATGCGGGAGACCCTGTTGAATCAGATCACGGGCAAGGCGATGTTCCGGCCGAGCCTGGCGCTTCCGGTTCAGCCGACGCGGGAATTCGGGGGAGAACCGCTGCGGATGGAGCCGGCGCCGGTCGAGGGGAACTACGAGCTGATCTGATGGATCGTGGTGTACCGGCTTCGTCATTTCCGGCATTGCTGACGATCGCTGCATTGTCGGCGGCGGTCGCCGTGTTTGCTTCGCCCGCTTTTGCCCAATCGACCAGTTTGCCAGCGACCTCAACGGCGAGTGCTCCGACTACCACGGTTTCAACCAGCAGTGCTCCGGCCAACGATCCGGTCGCGGCGTCAGCGACGACCCAGCCGGCATCGGCGGCGAAGCTGGCGGGGTTGGCTCCGGCCTGGACGGGAGTGTACCTGGAGGTCCGTGACCTGGCGGGCCTGGTGGCGATGGTCTGCGAGGCTTCCGAGAACGTCGAGGGTGCGTCTGGCCAGGTGCGGAAGGCGGGAGCGGCGCTGCTGTCGGGGGCGGAACGGCTGAGCGGAATGTTCGAAGGCATTTTCGGCCTGAAGGGACGCGATCTTCTAACCGGGATCATGGGTCAACGGGCGGCGGTGGCGTGGGGCGGGCCGGACT encodes the following:
- the smpB gene encoding SsrA-binding protein SmpB, producing the protein MAHTQENKYAKSPTIINKKARFNYEVLETVEAGIILLGTEVKSAREGKVSLDEAYIRFIGETPCLVGANIAEYEKASHTTHEPLRRRPLLLHKRESRRLLTRVKEKGLTLVPLKFYFNARGYAKLLVGLARGKALHDKRKSIRDRDMQRDMDRQMRKFR
- a CDS encoding sigma-70 family RNA polymerase sigma factor gives rise to the protein MLKLIQRDRTADSADGDRIEKQEELDLIDRAKRGDRGAGRRLVDLHKQRLHTFIWRIVRDTDMAEEVCQETFLRAFRALASFKREYRFSTWLFTIGYRLALNQMRARSHRKDVVADLSNAPAVREQQTPQERVLQSEQATQLRQIIWQEVDRLNPVQKASLLMFYREGLSCKDIADSLGMPVATVKSHMHRARQRLRVRLERLGVDDQDLMYLGA
- a CDS encoding STAS domain-containing protein; this encodes MAVSSRIMIQKVAEVTIVDFIDAAIMDVLQIQQIGQELYELVDQQDRRYILLDFSNVKFLSSQTLGIMLNLHKKLAGRKGWMGVCGLKKDLHKIFKLTRLDRIFNFYETQQEALRTVRIK
- a CDS encoding DUF1571 domain-containing protein — encoded protein: MRYPPALIAVAILCTVLMSRSPALAEEAHAAIQIPVEERQIVQERMALAQSLPQEFLAFALKNYQRQIRDYTCLFVKQELVQGKLTKEQHIEVKFREGPFAVFMQWVKNPSLVDHVLYVKGRHGDKALVKPAGVLGWFVPTHVKRGVNSPDSAKVSRRRLDQFGFGNALDLIHETNTRAEKAGDLKLTYKGEGQIDDRKTFVLERKLPDKPEYPDQKLVVHVDQEWLVPVATYCYDAHNRLLGKYEYRDVKLNVGLSWKEFTAEANDL
- a CDS encoding hexose kinase, whose product is MGKQQAQVIAVSLNPAIDRGIEVPNFAIGAHQVGRQIFRRAAGKAVNLARVLNLLKVPTAVTGFIGRGQQDYFEKTLSRENLACELFAIEGQTRENITIVDPVSKIETHIRDRGFHVDAASLGKLRKKLGLIARKDVVVCFSGSLPEGIGIEEFIELLQICQMQGARVCVDSGGSVLRGCSPLKLFLVKPNLLELSEMLGAEIRTCEQVLRAADILKEMVQYSLVTCGAEGGYIFGNGVNIRGHVPMDPAEVKNTVGCGDAMLGGFLAGLLTGRDVKDSYRYGLAVASAAATSLIPAEVHAEDIQRFYDQAQIEQVKHTPAKRV
- a CDS encoding elongation factor G; translated protein: MPGTVGNIRNVVLTGHGGAGKTMLAEAMLQKAGAIQRMGSIDGKNTVSDFEDLEKERQHSIDSSVVHFDHKGVQVNVIDTPGYPDFIGQALIGLMGADVAAVVVSAAAGIEVNTRRMMAASAEVGLPRFVVINKIDAENLDLAGLVKGLQETFGKNLLPYNLPADSGSKVIPCLTGQGDTDFDDLESAKLALTEAIVESDEAMMERYLGGEEISAEETAKALKKAVLAGTLVPILFTSATNEIGVDLLMDFMVEACPSPAEAPARKLVSGEGEQAKEKELSADASGPLVGQVFKIYSDPRSNIKYSIIRLFSGTVRPDTSFQINEEKRGTRAGHLYRVKGQELADVSEMTAGQMFAVAKIEELQIGDVVQVGTPGRLPMPNVPVPMYSQAIEPKSRGDEQKISGALARLSEEDLTFKVTRDRQTNELVVSGIGDLHLRVILERMARRFKLEVSTKIPKIPYRETISAYAEGHYRHKKQTGGAGQFGEVYLKVEPMERNTGFEFLDEIFGGAIPGQYLPAIEKGVRDLMESGVVAGCPMQDVRVRVYDGKHHPVDSKEIAFRIAGKLAMKDAIAKAKPVLLEPVVNIEVTVPSQYVGDITGDLSGRRGRIGGQDVMPGGMTVIRAQVPLSEVAQYNSQLRSVTGGQGSYTMEFSHYEPVPPNIQQEIIKQYKPKEEEEE